From Parasteatoda tepidariorum isolate YZ-2023 chromosome 1, CAS_Ptep_4.0, whole genome shotgun sequence, one genomic window encodes:
- the LOC139426686 gene encoding uncharacterized protein, which produces MEKLPIEWEKGSICLIFKKGDQLECPKSLQVLANTDDIDIIGRSERDVKEAFRALEVAATSMSLAVHEGKTKFLEFSSSTVNYSAPLCINGYNFERVNEFKYLDSVVNDQNILRAEINNRVQMANGFF; this is translated from the exons ATGGAGAAATTGCCCATTGAATGGGAAAAAGGCTCTATCTGCCTCATCTTTAAAAAAGGAGACCAACTTGAATGTCCTAA GTCTCTTCAAGTTTTGGCCAATACTGATGACATCGATATAATTGGAAGGTCAGAAAGGGATGTCAAAGAGGCTTTTCGAGCTCTCGAAGTTGCTGCCACAAGTATGAGTCTTGCTGTTCATGAAGGTAAGACAAAATTCCTAGAATTTTCGTCTTCAACTGTAAATTACAGTGCCCCTTTATGTATTAATGGTTATAACTTTGAAAGGGTTAACGAATTCAAATACCTTGACTCTGTTGTTAACGATCAAAACATACTTAGAGCAGAAATCAACAATAGAGTGCAAATGGCTAATGGTTTCTTTTGA
- the LOC139426687 gene encoding mast cell protease 1-like yields the protein MTPVRCKEATKEKNLRIGLLGKNKYQSAITVLIVKQIIIHPEYDFRKKSNDVVLLKLQHSIPCTPYSKSICVNPPKSILTLGKITHIAGFGAIQMFKHSKELREGTSRIVDSKECSFQYPNFLPSRELCLVTDKRTKACKGDSGVLQHKHKFHSVGVVSYGDLSCSLKNPSVLMRTDAYFHFIREHVKDLPKQPHR from the exons ATGACTCCTGTCAGGTGCAAAGAAGctacaaaagagaaaaacctaCGAATTGGATTATtaggcaaaaataaatatcaatctGCTATAACAGTACTTATTGTCAAACAGATCATTATTCATCCTGAATATGATTTTCGTAAGAAGAGTAATGATGTAGTCCTTTTAAAACTACAGCATTCCATTCCTTGTACACCGTACAGCAAATCAATTTGTGTTAATCCACCTAAAAGTATTCTTACATTAGGCAAGATAACGCACATTGCTGGATTTGGTGCAATACAAATGTTCA AGCATTCAAAAGAACTTCGCGAAGGTACTTCACGTATTGTTGACAGTAAAGAATGTTCCTTTCAGTATCCCAACTTCTTACCTTCAAGGGAACTTTGTTTAGTGACAGATAAACGTACAAAAGCTTGCAAA GGTGATTCTGGGGTCCTTCAACATAAACATAAGTTTCATAGTGTGGGAGTGGTTTCTTATGGTGATCTTTCTTGCAGCCTAAAGAATCCTTCTGTGCTCATGAGAACCGATGCCTACTTTCACTTCATCAGAGAACATGTCAAAGACCTTCCAAAACAGCCTCATAGATAA